The genomic region AAACAAGTGGAGCAGTCTGAAGTGAATACGCTGGTCCCGCGCTGGTTTTTCCTGAACAGCAGTATGAAAGTAACAGATCACGCCGACCCGGCATTGATCTCCTGGGCATCCGCCACAGACAGGCAGCTATGGCCATTGCTTGGTAATCGTTCCGATTCGGCACTCACCCATCAGATGTTATCCAGTTCGGTCAACCGAGCGGCAGTGATCTCACAGGTAGCCTCCTATGTCAAAACCTATAAATTGGACGGCATCAACGTCGACTTCGAGAATGTTGATCCTGCGGATCGTGAAGGGTTAACGGCATTTGTCACCTCCTTGACGGCTGCGTTGCACGCACTGGGTGCAGTAGTGTCTGTGGATGTATCGCCAGACCTCGGTACAGATTGGACGGATGCATTTGACTATGCCAAACTGGGTGCTGTATCGGATTATATGGTGCTGATGGGATACGAGGAACACTGGAACGGTGATCCGAAAGCAGGATCAGTGGCGTCTCTTCCATGGGTGGAAAAGGCATTGGATACTATGCTCTCTGAAGTAGTACGTGCCAAAACGATTTTGGCCCTGCCGCTATATACACGGGACTGGTCTTCAGTGAATCCGGCAACCAGCTCTTGGGACATTACACTGGCAGAACAGGGAACGCGTGCACATGCCACGGGATCTGTAAGACGATGGGATGCAAGTCTGGTTCAATATATTATTGGGTACAACAGTAACGGTATGCCAAGATATATATGGGCAGAGGAAAGCCGTTCGTTATCAGCTAAAGTGTTGATGAGTGAGCAACGGCAAATTGCTGGACTGGCATACTGGTATATGGGCGGCGAAACAGCCGATGTATGGAACGCCATTTCGAATGCATCACGTTTTGAATCCTATAACTTCTAAATATTGATGAATCTGATAGACTCAAACGAACCGTGATTCCAGCGGATGGTTTGGGTCTGTTTATTTTGGTATAAGATAAGCAATAAGAGGACGCGTTAAGTTTGACAGAACGGTTTAATGTATAGAAGGACAAAATATATGTTCAGGAGGAGAAGGAGCATGCGAGAGGTTGATTGCATAATCGTAGGTGGAGGGCTCGCAGGGCTTCAGGCAGCCATTCAGCTTGGACGTTATTCGGCCCATCAGGTGTTGGTGATCGATGCGGGAGAGGGCAGATCGACGTTGTGTCGGACGTATCATAATATTCTTGGGTTCCCCGATGGGGTGTCCGGTGAAGAACTCCGTGCCCGAGGCAGGTTGCAGGCAGAACGAACCGGTGTATCTTTTGAGAAAGACCGAATCGTTAAAGCGGGCCGTCAGGGTGAGCAGATTCAATTATTCGGTACTTCAGGATCTGAATATAGAAGTAAAACCGTGCTATTAGCAACGGGGCTTTCAGATAGAGTTCCGGACATTCCAGGATTAACCCCTACGCTTGGCCGAACAGTCTATGTCTGCCCTGATTGCGACGGCTATGAGATCCAGGATCAACGTACAGTCTTGTTGGGATCTGGTGAAGCAGGTGCCAATATGGCGATGATTTTAATTCAACGTACGAATGATCTGTTATATATCAATCATGAGCAGGCCCCCATATCTGCAGAGCTTCATCGTAGCATGAAAGAGGCGGGCGTTCGTTATCTGGAAGCAGCGGTTCAGGAAGTACAGCAGATTGAGGATGGACATATCACTGGTGTTCTGACCGAAGATGGACAGATCTTTGAGTCGGAGCGTGGTTTTATCGCTTTTGGAGGCAATCGGGTGCACTATGAATTGGCAGAGCAGCTGGGAGCTGTAATCGCAGATAATAAACATGTAGAAGCCGATCCGCGCAGCTTACAGGCAGCGACGAATGTATGGATTGCCGGAGATCTGGGTTTACATGCAGAGCAAGCAACGGTTGCGATGGGTGAGGGTTCCATTGCCGCGATCTGGATTCATAAGGCGTTACAGCAGATGACAAAGGATTCACTTTGAAATTCAATTTTTAAAAGATGATTGAAGTATGTTTTATAAAAATATGTTCAGTGCAACCAAATTAGATGAGCGTAATATCCTCCATACCAAGGACATCAGTGGATCGTTCTTGAACCTGTATTAAAACGATGACGGTTTTGAGTTGTCATTGAACGAAGATGCAAGCCAATGAATGATTTCGGTATTTATAGAGAAGCTCTCTAGTCTGTGGAACAATAAAGTCCATCCCCAATGGGATGGACTTTATTGTTTATAAAATTTTTTTACTCGTCATACTCCCACTTCAGAATGTCGGTAGCCTCTTTGATTATTTTTCCTTTTTTGTTGATGTAATAGGCCTTTCCGTTTTTATAAACAATAGCTCGGCCATTATGAAAACCGACTACATCACTATAAATTGCGGGAATGACCATTTTACCCTTTTTGTCAATGAATCCGCCTTTTCCATTGTGTAGATATACAGCAGCTAACCCTTCCGTATAAAAAGAGGTTAAAGCATACTTAGGCTTCACAACAACTTTTCCCTTTTCATTAATGAAACCCCAATTCTTTCCGACCCTCACTCCGACCAATCCCTCATGAAATCCAGCATCGTCAATTTCGTCAAACTGCGGTTTAATTAAGTAGGCTCCTTTTTTATTGATGAACCCGTACTTTCCGTTGGCGCTCACTCGAGCTGCCCCTTTTGCGTTAAATGGTTTGGCTGTCTGAAATTTAGCTGGAATGATGATTTTCTGGTTTTTATCAACATAGCCATAAGTCCCTTGGCTACTTTGGTAAACATATAGCTTCTGATTGTGAGGATCATCGGTATAGATTTTTAGGATATAAGGTTCTACAGATCCAACGATAAATTCGATGGTAAACTCGTTGAACACACCGCCACCGACTTCTTTTACTGAGAAATTCATCAAGTATTTTCCAGGTTTCACCTTTTCAGCGAATTTAACGGTATACGAAAATGCACCACCTTCGCCCGGCAGCAATTTTAGTATCGCTGGCGTTCCTGTGATAAAAACCATGTTAGCTCCAGCGTCACCCCAACCGGACAAATAAGCTCGGGGGAGTAAATACATTGTTTCGTTGGTGTTATTCGTATAATGAGAGGGAACCTTGAGCTTCTTCGTTTCGCCCGGTTTTATTTTAATCGTTTGGATGACTCCTTTGCTCGCGGAAACTTGAGTAGGAATGTACAATACAGATAATAGAATGGTAAAAATAGAAAGCAGTAGTGCTAATTTTAATTTAATTCTCACGCTTAACCCTCCAGTTGTTTCTCTTTAATTTTAATATTTGTCACTTTTAACTTATAAATGAACAAACCCGCTTCCAGTAGAGGTAGTCCTTATCCAGGGGGGGTAACCTAAATATTTACAAACCACAAAAGATTTGTCTAACCAATGACATGTTTACTTTCCAAAACCTGTCGTAGCACATATAAATTCGTATATAGTTGCTTCAATGGCCAAAGAATTCCGTGGTTAAGAGGTTGAGTGCGTCTTATGTAATCTTGATTCATTCTAACAATTCCAATAAGGAAAAAGTCAGAACTATACCGATTTTTACGATCGGGTTGTACCTTCGCTTCATGAAAGTTGTGGTTTGACAGACTCATGGTATATATCTGCTCCCCTGTTATGGACCCTTATACCGCAGTGGGGCATCTTATCAGTGCATTCCAAACGAAACGAATTATTCGAATTTTATTACTTTTCGGTGCATCGATGTTCCCACTGGAAACGAATAACAATGCTACGTCATATGCGAAGCCTTATCTCGTAGAAATCTTCTTAGGCTGGTCAAAAATTGGATACCTATCAATTTCGCACAACCATTTTATGGACTCTTTAGGGTGAAATCTTGCATCGCACTTTCAAATTTTTTTTTCTCCTTTTTACAGAAGGACAACGTGTTATGCATAGTAGATCTGAAAAACCGATTTCGATATGTATGTCTACAAGTGCATCCCAAACGGGGCTTAAACTTCATATAACTTTGAAGAATTACCTAAATACTTAATTTCTACTGGAATTTTATGTATCCGTTTTTGCTCATTTATTGTTCTAACCTTACAACATTTCATACAAATAGAAAACAAAAAACTATTAAACATCAATTATATAACATCAATTCCCTAAGATATAAGAATAACTGATTTTATCGAAAGTTAATCCCAAGAGTATTCAAATTTAGACCCCAGTTGCAAACTGCTAGTATAGAGTGCTCGAGTTTTGATGAGAACCTTGAAATATAATACGGATACTTCAGTGTAAGCTTTTATTGATGAAGCCAACTCAAAAAGTCCTCTCAAGCCATGCATGGGGCAGGAGGACTTTTTGAGCTATCTTTTGATATGGAGAAAAGAATCACACTTATTTACCGGAT from Paenibacillus sp. FSL R5-0341 harbors:
- a CDS encoding S-layer homology domain-containing protein produces the protein MNNRLKDITNQRLWKIALCGILALGSVAGYSSPVQAASVHQQFQDTRTSYAKDAITHLVDKGIAAGTSETTFEPKKAVTRAEFATFAVRLLGLKPVKNNINPYQDISMNAWYYGNVAAMTNLFILEGKGQGTFQPNASITREEAAALLVRMLKQQPVETSLLSSTYFDAADISDWARPYVQTVYQLELMKGSGGVFRPHDQVTREEAAVMLDAILQKKTWSEQLQRGDELGVQLGWQYNSTTAEFKKQVEQSEVNTLVPRWFFLNSSMKVTDHADPALISWASATDRQLWPLLGNRSDSALTHQMLSSSVNRAAVISQVASYVKTYKLDGINVDFENVDPADREGLTAFVTSLTAALHALGAVVSVDVSPDLGTDWTDAFDYAKLGAVSDYMVLMGYEEHWNGDPKAGSVASLPWVEKALDTMLSEVVRAKTILALPLYTRDWSSVNPATSSWDITLAEQGTRAHATGSVRRWDASLVQYIIGYNSNGMPRYIWAEESRSLSAKVLMSEQRQIAGLAYWYMGGETADVWNAISNASRFESYNF
- a CDS encoding WG repeat-containing protein, whose product is MRIKLKLALLLSIFTILLSVLYIPTQVSASKGVIQTIKIKPGETKKLKVPSHYTNNTNETMYLLPRAYLSGWGDAGANMVFITGTPAILKLLPGEGGAFSYTVKFAEKVKPGKYLMNFSVKEVGGGVFNEFTIEFIVGSVEPYILKIYTDDPHNQKLYVYQSSQGTYGYVDKNQKIIIPAKFQTAKPFNAKGAARVSANGKYGFINKKGAYLIKPQFDEIDDAGFHEGLVGVRVGKNWGFINEKGKVVVKPKYALTSFYTEGLAAVYLHNGKGGFIDKKGKMVIPAIYSDVVGFHNGRAIVYKNGKAYYINKKGKIIKEATDILKWEYDE
- a CDS encoding NAD(P)/FAD-dependent oxidoreductase; amino-acid sequence: MREVDCIIVGGGLAGLQAAIQLGRYSAHQVLVIDAGEGRSTLCRTYHNILGFPDGVSGEELRARGRLQAERTGVSFEKDRIVKAGRQGEQIQLFGTSGSEYRSKTVLLATGLSDRVPDIPGLTPTLGRTVYVCPDCDGYEIQDQRTVLLGSGEAGANMAMILIQRTNDLLYINHEQAPISAELHRSMKEAGVRYLEAAVQEVQQIEDGHITGVLTEDGQIFESERGFIAFGGNRVHYELAEQLGAVIADNKHVEADPRSLQAATNVWIAGDLGLHAEQATVAMGEGSIAAIWIHKALQQMTKDSL